In Verrucomicrobiota bacterium, one DNA window encodes the following:
- the purM gene encoding phosphoribosylformylglycinamidine cyclo-ligase, translating into MSKKLTYKESGVDIQAAAEFVHDIDELRARTEGRRKLFGAFGLFAASYDLSGYQNPVLVTGCDGVGTKLELLLKHDLLETAGKDLVAMSVNDILTTGGDPLLFLDYLGVAKLEKPILTRLVAGMAEYLEECGCILAGGETAEMPGMVPEGLAELAGFCIGAAEKEDLLDPSQIAEGDVLVGFPSDGFHANGWSLIRRVLREKAEAFSDDEIVELLAPTRLYWDVVAAIREIGVRPKGYAHITGGGLPENLERLFPEGLAAELTIPRWEKGAVGKVLSQVDGDDAFWTFNMGIGWVAILPEAEAEKLTHLDPAGRMVGRMVRPSSERPRVAIAIDS; encoded by the coding sequence ATGAGTAAAAAGCTGACCTACAAGGAATCCGGCGTTGATATCCAAGCGGCGGCCGAGTTTGTGCACGACATCGATGAACTCCGGGCGCGGACCGAGGGGCGTCGCAAGCTTTTCGGAGCCTTCGGCCTCTTTGCGGCCAGTTACGACTTGAGCGGCTACCAAAACCCCGTGCTGGTGACAGGCTGCGATGGGGTGGGCACCAAGCTCGAGCTGCTCCTCAAGCATGATCTGCTGGAAACCGCTGGCAAGGATCTGGTGGCCATGAGCGTGAACGACATCCTCACGACGGGGGGGGACCCGCTGCTCTTTCTGGATTACCTCGGGGTGGCGAAGTTGGAGAAACCGATTCTGACGCGCTTGGTGGCGGGGATGGCGGAATACCTCGAGGAGTGCGGCTGCATTCTGGCGGGGGGAGAAACGGCCGAGATGCCGGGGATGGTGCCGGAAGGCTTGGCAGAGTTGGCCGGGTTCTGCATTGGGGCGGCCGAGAAAGAGGACTTGCTGGATCCGTCTCAGATTGCAGAGGGCGATGTCTTGGTGGGCTTCCCCAGCGATGGCTTTCATGCCAATGGCTGGAGCCTTATTCGACGCGTGCTCCGGGAGAAGGCGGAGGCCTTTTCGGACGATGAAATCGTGGAGCTGCTGGCCCCGACCCGGCTTTACTGGGATGTGGTGGCTGCCATTCGCGAGATCGGTGTCCGGCCCAAGGGCTATGCCCACATCACCGGCGGGGGCTTGCCCGAGAACTTGGAGCGGCTCTTTCCGGAGGGCTTGGCCGCGGAGTTGACCATTCCGAGGTGGGAGAAAGGGGCGGTCGGCAAGGTGCTGAGCCAGGTGGACGGCGATGATGCTTTTTGGACTTTCAATATGGGCATCGGATGGGTCGCGATTCTCCCAGAAGCCGAAGCCGAAAAACTGACCCACTTGGATCCGGCAGGCAGGATGGTGGGGCGTATGGTGCGCCCGTCTTCCGAGCGACCGCGGGTGGCCATCGCCATCGATTCCTAA